Proteins encoded in a region of the Microtus ochrogaster isolate Prairie Vole_2 chromosome 19, MicOch1.0, whole genome shotgun sequence genome:
- the Lrrc70 gene encoding leucine-rich repeat-containing protein 70, whose product MWGTALCYIKWTDITNCTLSSTNISRAWAVKSLHIHHETTALMMAWHKVTASGNHLENTVTESITVWERIRASSATRFFQENTFGNALETTTVLPVQIQLTPVNLNLEKTSALPTDASSVSGKISLICTQEVEKLNEAFDILLAFFILACVLIFFLIYKVIQFKQKLKALENSVENRLEYYSFYQSARYNVPTSICNTSPNSLESPGLQQIELKQIVPDNEAQVILFEHSAL is encoded by the coding sequence ATGTGGGGCACAGCATTATGTTATATTAAATGGACTGACATTACAAATTGCACTTTATCTTCGACAAATATATCCAGAGCTTGGGCTGTAAAATCTCTTCATATTCATCACGAGACCACTGCACTAATGATGGCCTGGCATAAAGTAACTGCAAGTGGAAATCATTTGGAAAACACTGTGACCGAGAGCATTACCGTCTGGGAGCGGATTCGTGCTTCATCTGCCACTAGGTTTTTTCAAGAGAATACATTTGGTAATGCATTAGAGACGACCACAGTTTTACCTGTGCAAATACAGCTTACTCCTGTTAACTTGAACTTGGAAAAAACCAGTGCTCTACCAACCGATGCCTCTTCTGTGTCAGGAAAAATATCTCTAATTTGTACCCAAGAAGTTGAGAAGTTGAATGAGGCATTTGACATTTTGCTAGCTTTTTTCATCTTAGCTtgtgttttaatcttttttttgaTCTACAAAGTTATTCAGTTTAAACAAAAGTTAAAGGCTCTAGAAAACTCAGTGGAAAATAGACTTGAGTATTACAGCTTTTATCAATCAGCAAGGTATAATGTACCTACCTCAATTTGTAATACCTCCCCAAATTCTTTGGAAAGTCCTGGCTTGCAGCAGATTGAACTTAAACAAATTGTTCCTGATAACGAGGCACAGGTCATTCTCTTTGAACATTCTGCTTTATAA